A DNA window from Ictalurus punctatus breed USDA103 chromosome 11, Coco_2.0, whole genome shotgun sequence contains the following coding sequences:
- the uroc1 gene encoding urocanate hydratase isoform X2, giving the protein MTSLKELCRGLPLDPLPTNRGRDPDVPHAPVRTPNLTAEEKRFWLVCHYLSTMTEEQTLVMYSGHPLGLFPSLPSSPRCVITNGMVIPNYSSRESYEKMFALGNTMYGQMTAGSYCYIGPQGIVHGTMLTVLNAGRRYLGTSDLRGRVFVSSGLGGMSGAQAKAAVIAGCIGVIAEVDEAPLKKRHEQGWVMEVTKDLDCCVQRIREARRSKMALSLGYHGNIVALWERLWQEYERTGELLVDLGSDQTSLHNPFSGGYYPVQLSFTQANQLMNTDPQRFRATVHESLGRHVAAINKLSEKGMFFWDYGNAFLLEAKRAGAEVEKTGGGATEFKYPSYVQHIMGDIFSLGFGPFRWVCTSGNPADLAQTDDIATTVLEEISATVTERVRQQYIDNIRWIREAGKHNMVVGSQARILYSDQRGRVSIALAINQAIAKGRVTAPVVISRDHHDVSGTDSPFRETSNIYDGSAFCADMAVQNVIGDAFRGATWVALHNGGGVGWGEVMNGGFGLVLDGSEEAGKRARMMLNWDVSNGVARRCWSGNSNAYETIRLTMEDHGDLRVTMPYRVQEEHLLDRTLQG; this is encoded by the exons ATGACGAGTTTAAAGGAGCTTTGTAGAGGGTTACCTCTCGACCCGCTTCCGACCAACCGTGGCAGAGACCCAGATGTGCCTCATGCACCTGTCCGTACACCGAACCTCACCGCCGAGGAGAAACGA ttctgGCTGGTGTGTCATTACCTAAGCACTATGACTGAAGAGCAGACTCTGGTGATGTACAGTGGTCACCCACTCGGCCTGTTTCCCAGCCTGCCCTCATCCCCACGCTGCGTCATCACTAACGGcatg GTCATCCCGAACTATTCCTCCAGGGAGAGCTATGAGAAGATGTTTGCTCTGGGAAACACCAT gtATGGACAGATGACTGCAGGAAGTTATTGCTACATTGGTCCTCAGGGCATCGTTCATGGCACCATG CTGACCGTGTTGAACGCAGGACGGCGTTACCTCGGCACGAGTGACCTGAGAGGTCGTGTGTTCGTGTCCTCCGGTTTAGGCGGTATGAGTGGAGCCCAGGCGAAAGCTGCGGTCATCGCCGGCTGTATCGGCGTTATCGCAGAG GTGGATGAAGCTCCTCTGAAGAAGAGGCATGAGCAGGGCTGGGTGATGGAGGTCACGAAGGACCTCGACTGCTGCGTCCAGCGCATCAG GGAGGCTAGGAGATCCAAGATGGCCCTGAGTTTGGGTTACCATGGCAACATTGTGGCATTGTG ggagCGTCTGTGGCAGGAGTACGAGCGCACAGGAGAATTGCTGGTGGATTTGGGTTCTGATCAGACGTCACTGCACAACCCGTTCAGTGGTGGTTATTACCCGGTCCAGCTCAGCTTTACGCAGGCCAACCAGCTCATGAACACCGACCCTCAGAGATTCAGAGCCACCGTACATGAAAg TCTCGGTAGACACGTCGCGGCCATTAATAAGCTCTCGGAGAAGGGAATGTTCTTCTGGGATTACGGCAATGCCTTTCTACTGGAGGCCAAACGAGCAG GTGCTGAGGTAGAGAAGACTGGAGGAGGTGCTACAGAGTTTAAATATCCTTCATATGTCCAGCATATAATGGG CGATATCTTCTCTCTGGGTTTCGGGCCGTTCCGCTGGGTCTGTACCTCGGGAAACCCCGCTGATCTGGCGCAGACCGATGACATCGCCACTACTGTGCTGGAAGAGATCAGCGCCACTGTGACCGAGCGAGTTCGACAACAGTACATTGACAACATTCGCTGGATCCGTGAGGCTGGAAAACACAACATG GTGGTGGGCTCTCAGGCTCGTATTCTCTACTCAGACCAGAGAGGAAGAGTGTCCATCGCTTTGGCCATAAACCAGGCCATCGCAAAAGGCAGAGTCACG GCTCCTGTAGTGATCAGCAGAGATCATCATGATGTCAGTGGCACTGACAGCCCCTTCAGAGAGACCTCCAATATATACGATGGGTCTGCTTTCTGTGCAG ATATGGCTGTGCAGAACGTTATCGGTGACGCTTTCCGTGGTGCCACGTGGGTCGCTTTGCATAACGGAGGCGGTGTTGGATG GGGCGAGGTAATGAACGGAGGCTTTGGATTGGTTCTGGATGGTTCTGAGGAGGCTGGAAAGAGAGCCCGGATGATGCTGAACTGGGACGTCTCTAACGGG GTGGCTCGGAGGTGCTGGTCTGGAAATTCCAATGCGTATGAGACGATTCGGCTTACCATGGAGGATCATGGAGACCTGAGAGTGACCATGCCTTATCGTGTGCAGGAGGAACATCTGCTGGACCGTACCCTGCAGGGATAG
- the uroc1 gene encoding urocanate hydratase isoform X1 has translation MTSLKELCRGLPLDPLPTNRGRDPDVPHAPVRTPNLTAEEKRLALRNALRYFPPALHESLAPEFAEELTQYGHIYMYRFCPTLRMRAYPIDQYPCKTRHAAAIMHMIMNNLDPSVAQFPQELVTYGGNGQVLSNWAQFWLVCHYLSTMTEEQTLVMYSGHPLGLFPSLPSSPRCVITNGMVIPNYSSRESYEKMFALGNTMYGQMTAGSYCYIGPQGIVHGTMLTVLNAGRRYLGTSDLRGRVFVSSGLGGMSGAQAKAAVIAGCIGVIAEVDEAPLKKRHEQGWVMEVTKDLDCCVQRIREARRSKMALSLGYHGNIVALWERLWQEYERTGELLVDLGSDQTSLHNPFSGGYYPVQLSFTQANQLMNTDPQRFRATVHESLGRHVAAINKLSEKGMFFWDYGNAFLLEAKRAGAEVEKTGGGATEFKYPSYVQHIMGDIFSLGFGPFRWVCTSGNPADLAQTDDIATTVLEEISATVTERVRQQYIDNIRWIREAGKHNMVVGSQARILYSDQRGRVSIALAINQAIAKGRVTAPVVISRDHHDVSGTDSPFRETSNIYDGSAFCADMAVQNVIGDAFRGATWVALHNGGGVGWGEVMNGGFGLVLDGSEEAGKRARMMLNWDVSNGVARRCWSGNSNAYETIRLTMEDHGDLRVTMPYRVQEEHLLDRTLQG, from the exons ATGACGAGTTTAAAGGAGCTTTGTAGAGGGTTACCTCTCGACCCGCTTCCGACCAACCGTGGCAGAGACCCAGATGTGCCTCATGCACCTGTCCGTACACCGAACCTCACCGCCGAGGAGAAACGA CTTGCTCTGAGGAATGCTTTGAGATATTTTCCTCCGGCTCTTCATGAGAGTCTGGCTCCCGAATTTGCCGAGGAGCTCACGCAGTATGGACACATTTACATGTATCGGTTCTGCCCTACCCTACGCATGAG GGCGTATCCTATCGATCAGTACCCCTGTAAGACCAGACACGCAGCAGCCATCATGCACATGATCATGAATAACCTGGATCCTTCTGTAGCACAG TTTCCACAGGAGCTTGTCACCTACGGAGGAAACGGACAAGTGTTAAGCAACTGGGCTCAG ttctgGCTGGTGTGTCATTACCTAAGCACTATGACTGAAGAGCAGACTCTGGTGATGTACAGTGGTCACCCACTCGGCCTGTTTCCCAGCCTGCCCTCATCCCCACGCTGCGTCATCACTAACGGcatg GTCATCCCGAACTATTCCTCCAGGGAGAGCTATGAGAAGATGTTTGCTCTGGGAAACACCAT gtATGGACAGATGACTGCAGGAAGTTATTGCTACATTGGTCCTCAGGGCATCGTTCATGGCACCATG CTGACCGTGTTGAACGCAGGACGGCGTTACCTCGGCACGAGTGACCTGAGAGGTCGTGTGTTCGTGTCCTCCGGTTTAGGCGGTATGAGTGGAGCCCAGGCGAAAGCTGCGGTCATCGCCGGCTGTATCGGCGTTATCGCAGAG GTGGATGAAGCTCCTCTGAAGAAGAGGCATGAGCAGGGCTGGGTGATGGAGGTCACGAAGGACCTCGACTGCTGCGTCCAGCGCATCAG GGAGGCTAGGAGATCCAAGATGGCCCTGAGTTTGGGTTACCATGGCAACATTGTGGCATTGTG ggagCGTCTGTGGCAGGAGTACGAGCGCACAGGAGAATTGCTGGTGGATTTGGGTTCTGATCAGACGTCACTGCACAACCCGTTCAGTGGTGGTTATTACCCGGTCCAGCTCAGCTTTACGCAGGCCAACCAGCTCATGAACACCGACCCTCAGAGATTCAGAGCCACCGTACATGAAAg TCTCGGTAGACACGTCGCGGCCATTAATAAGCTCTCGGAGAAGGGAATGTTCTTCTGGGATTACGGCAATGCCTTTCTACTGGAGGCCAAACGAGCAG GTGCTGAGGTAGAGAAGACTGGAGGAGGTGCTACAGAGTTTAAATATCCTTCATATGTCCAGCATATAATGGG CGATATCTTCTCTCTGGGTTTCGGGCCGTTCCGCTGGGTCTGTACCTCGGGAAACCCCGCTGATCTGGCGCAGACCGATGACATCGCCACTACTGTGCTGGAAGAGATCAGCGCCACTGTGACCGAGCGAGTTCGACAACAGTACATTGACAACATTCGCTGGATCCGTGAGGCTGGAAAACACAACATG GTGGTGGGCTCTCAGGCTCGTATTCTCTACTCAGACCAGAGAGGAAGAGTGTCCATCGCTTTGGCCATAAACCAGGCCATCGCAAAAGGCAGAGTCACG GCTCCTGTAGTGATCAGCAGAGATCATCATGATGTCAGTGGCACTGACAGCCCCTTCAGAGAGACCTCCAATATATACGATGGGTCTGCTTTCTGTGCAG ATATGGCTGTGCAGAACGTTATCGGTGACGCTTTCCGTGGTGCCACGTGGGTCGCTTTGCATAACGGAGGCGGTGTTGGATG GGGCGAGGTAATGAACGGAGGCTTTGGATTGGTTCTGGATGGTTCTGAGGAGGCTGGAAAGAGAGCCCGGATGATGCTGAACTGGGACGTCTCTAACGGG GTGGCTCGGAGGTGCTGGTCTGGAAATTCCAATGCGTATGAGACGATTCGGCTTACCATGGAGGATCATGGAGACCTGAGAGTGACCATGCCTTATCGTGTGCAGGAGGAACATCTGCTGGACCGTACCCTGCAGGGATAG
- the sec61a1 gene encoding protein transport protein Sec61 subunit alpha-like 1 — protein sequence MGIKFLEVIKPFCAVLPEIQKPERKIQFREKVLWTAITLFIFLVCCQIPLFGIMSSDSADPFYWMRVILASNRGTLMELGISPIVTSGLIMQLLAGAKIIEVGDTPKDRALFNGAQKLFGMIITIGQAIVYVMTGMYGDPSEMGAGICLLIIIQLFVAGLIVLLLDELLQKGYGLGSGISLFIATNICETIVWKAFSPTTVNTGRGTEFEGAIIALFHLLATRTDKVRALREAFYRQNLPNLMNLISTVFVFAVVIYFQGFRVDLPIKSARYRGQYNTYPIKLFYTSNIPIILQSALVSNLYVISQMLSTRFSGNFLVNLLGTWSDTSTGGPARAYPVGGLCYYLSPPESFGSVLEDPVHTVIYIVFMLGSCAFFSKTWIEVSGSSAKDVAKQLKEQQMVMRGHRETSMVHELNRYIPTAAAFGGLCIGGLSVMADFLGAIGSGTGILLAVTIIYQYFEIFVKEQSEVGSIGGLLF from the exons ATGGGAA TTAAGTTCTTAGAGGTCATCAAGCCGTTCTGTGCGGTTTTACCCGAGATCCAAAAACCAGAAAGGAAG ATCCAGTTCAGAGAAAAAGTTCTATGGACGGCCATCACCTTGTTCATCTTTCTCGTCTGCTGCCAG ATCCCTCTGTTTGGGATCATGTCTTCAGACTCGGCAGATCCCTTCTACTGGATGAGAGTCATTCTGGCGTCCAACAGGG GTACTCTGATGGAGTTGGGAATCTCCCCCATCGTGACCTCTGGCCTTATCATGCAGCTGCTGGCTGGAGCGAAGATCATCGAGGTTGGAGACACACCTAAAGACAGGGCGCTGTTTAACGGAGCCCAGAAAC TGTTCGGGATGATCATCACTATTGGCCAGGCGATCGTGTACGTGATGACCGGCATGTACGGAGACCCGTCAGAGATGGGAGCTGGGATCTGCCTCCTCATCATCATTCAG cTGTTTGTGGCTGGTCTGATTGTGCTGCTGCTGGACGAGCTGCTTCAGAAAGGATACGGTTTGGGCTCGGGTATCTCCCTCTTCATCGCCACAAACATCTGTGAGACCATCGTCTGGAAAGCCTTCAGTCCAACGACAGTGAACACAGGCAGAG GCACCGAGTTTGAGGGCGCCATCATTGCTCTGTTCCACCTGCTGGCCACTCGGACCGATAAAGTACGCGCGCTGAGAGAGGCCTTCTACAGGCAGAACCTGCCCAACCTCATGAACCTCATCTCTACCGTCTTCGTCTTCGCCGTGGTCATATACTTCCAG GGCTTCAGAGTGGATCTGCCCATCAAGTCGGCACGCTACCGTGGCCAATACAACACCTATCCCATCAAGCTTTTCTACACCTCTAATATTCCCATCATCCTGCAGTCTGCGCTGGTGTCCAACCTCTACGTCATCTCGCAGATGCTCTCCACTCGCTTCAGCGGCAACTTCCTGGTTAACCTGCTGGGAACCTGGTCT GACACCTCTACCGGTGGTCCGGCTCGCGCCTACCCCGTCGGAGGTCTGTGTTACTATCTCTCTCCTCCGGAATCGTTCGGCTCCGTGTTAGAGGATCCGGTACACACCGTCATCTACATCGTGTTCATGCTGGGCTCCTGCGCGTTCTTCTCCAAGACGTGGATCGAAGTGTCCGGATCATCCGCCAAAGAC GTGGCTAAACAGCTTAAGGAGCAGCAGATGGTGATGAGGGGACACAGAGAGACGTCCATGGTGCATGAGCTCAACAG gtACATCCCCACAGCTGCTGCATTCGGCGGCCTGTGCATCGGCGGTCTCTCGGTCATGGCCGATTTTTTGGGAGCGATCGGCTCAGGGACGGGGATCTTATTGGCCGTCACCATCATCTACCAGTATTTCGAGATCTTCGTTAAGGAGCAGAGCGAAGTCGGCAGCATCGGAGGGCTACTCTTCTAA
- the tatdn2 gene encoding putative deoxyribonuclease TATDN2 isoform X1, which yields MTDDRTKVKFRWLHTAFVSPTKFQKNDVGLAQPTRWGDEASDESPKDSCPSLNTSSSSEGLGELENIQLGTPQGKRVTPSPTPSTRKTHPLSSRPCRLFTNAKDPQSEGQSPLRSPSSTAGENRKDRTPEEGSKVIYLRALSAALGNRPRKSSHSEDGTKKPCPWKAHTETLAVKPSPERKRSSCSFSEDPAPACVRSEERTRTPHVFLDTEEEESAPHQPTASYWSTWMEADSTVGGSAHPPGKPVVALGRDLSPKQPIGQSPSSSASCSPSPSELCVSSPLFRHRSSCAHLRYGLTTPLPDDPIIRGRSAGSEPLWPSDSDSLGFIDTHCHLDMLYGKLGFCGSFWSFRERYSRSFPAEFHGCITDFCNPRITQKEAIWERLIEEEFVWGAFGCHPHFAKEYNSVHEQSIMRAMRHPKTVAFGEIGLDYSHKNSANPSTQKEVFERQLRLAVSLGKPVVIHCRNADDDLLDIMKKCVPRDYKIHRHCFTNSYSVIEPFLSEFSNLCVGFTALVTNPNAAEARDAARKIPLDRILLETDAPYFRPRQVSPSVCRFSHPGMGIHTLQEISVLKGELFSTVIQTVRQNTTHIYGL from the exons ATGACCGACGATAGGACGAAAGTGAAGTTCCGTTGGCTACACACGGCATTCGTCTCGCCTACGAAGTTCCAGAAGAATGACGTGGGTTTGGCTCAGCCCACTCGCTGGGGCGACGAGGCGTCCGATGAATCGCCCAAAGACTCCTGTCCCAGCCTGAACACTTCCTCCAGCTCTGAGGGACTGGGAGAACTGGAGAACATTCAACTCGGCACACCTCAGGGGAAACGCGTCACACCGTCACCGACACCGAGCACTCGGAAAACCCACCCTCTGTCCAGCAGGCCCTGCAGACTGTTTACGAATGCAAAG GACCCGCAGTCAGAAGGTCAATCACCTTTGCGGTCGCCGTCATCCACTGCCGGTGAGAACCGAAAAGACAGAACTCCAGAGGAGGGTTCAAAGGTCATCTACCTCCGAGCCCTGAGTGCCGCTCTCGGAAACAGACCGAGGAAGTCGTCGCACTCCGAGGACGGTACCAAGAAGCCGTGCCCCTGGAAGGCTCATACAGAAACCCTCGCTGTTAAACCCTCGCCGGAGAGAAAGCGCAGCAGCTGCTCGTTCAGCGAGGACCCGGCGCCTGCGTGTGTCCGGTCGGAGGAGCGCACACGCACACCACACGTCTTTCTAGACACCGAGGAAGAGGAGAGTGCACCCCATCAGCCCACCGCCTCCTACTGGAGCACGTGGATGGAGGCCGACTCCACCGTCGGCGGAAGTGCGCATCCACCCGGTAAACCAGTCGTGGCGCTGGGGCGGGACCTCAGTCCTAAGCAGCCGATCGGACAAAGTCCTTCATCTTCAGCCTCTTGTTCCCCGTCTCCGAGCGAGCTGTGTGTGTCCTCGCCACTGTTTAGACACCGGTCCTCTTGTGCGCACTTGCGCTACGGATTAACGACGCCCCTTCCCGACGACCCCATCATCCGCGGGAGGTCAGCGGGCTCGGAGCCTCTCTGGCCGTCAGACTCCGACTCACTGGGCTTCATTGACACCCACTGTCACCTGGATATGCTGTACGGGAAGCTGGGCTTCTGCGGAAGCTTCTGGAGCTTCCGGGAGAGATACAGCCGCAGTTTCCCTGCGGAATTTCACGGCTGCATAACCGACTTCTGCAATCCGAGGATCACGCAGAAGGAAGCCATCTGGGAACGGCTTATCGAAGAGGAGTTTGTATGGGGTGCTTTCGGATGCCACCCTCACTTCGCCAAGGAGTACAACTCCGTTCACGAGCAAAGCATCATGAGAGCCATGCGTCACCCCAAGACCGTTGCGTTTGGAGAAATCGGTCTGGATTACTCGCATAAGAATTCAGCCAACCCCAGCACACAGAAAGAG GTGTTCGAGCGGCAGCTGCGACTGGCCGTGTCTTTGGGAAAGCCTGTGGTCATACACTGCCGGAACGCTGATGACGACTTGCTGGACATCATGAAGAAGTGTGTTCCCCGAGACTACAAGAtacacag ACACTGTTTCACCAACAGTTACTCCGTAATCGAGCCGTTCCTGAGCGAATTCTCAAACCTGTGCGTGGGTTTCACAGCGTTGGTGACGAACCCTAACGCCGCGGAGGCCCGAGACGCCGCGAGGAAGATTCCACTGGACCGAATCCTGCTGGAAACCGACGCACCCTACTTCCGACCCAGACAG GTGTCTCCGTCTGTGTGTAGGTTCTCTCACCCCGGGATGGGCATACACACCTTACAGGAAATCAGCGTGCTGAAGGGAGAGCTCTTCTCCACCGTGATCCAAACGGTCCGCCAGAACACCACACACATCTACGGCCTGTAa
- the tatdn2 gene encoding putative deoxyribonuclease TATDN2 isoform X2 — protein sequence MTDDRTKVKFRWLHTAFVSPTKFQKNDVGLAQPTRWGDEASDESPKDSCPSLNTSSSSEGLGELENIQLGTPQGKRVTPSPTPSTRKTHPLSSRPCRLFTNAKDPQSEGQSPLRSPSSTAGENRKDRTPEEGSKVIYLRALSAALGNRPRKSSHSEDGTKKPCPWKAHTETLAVKPSPERKRSSCSFSEDPAPACVRSEERTRTPHVFLDTEEEESAPHQPTASYWSTWMEADSTVGGSAHPPGKPVVALGRDLSPKQPIGQSPSSSASCSPSPSELCVSSPLFRHRSSCAHLRYGLTTPLPDDPIIRGRSAGSEPLWPSDSDSLGFIDTHCHLDMLYGKLGFCGSFWSFRERYSRSFPAEFHGCITDFCNPRITQKEAIWERLIEEEFVWGAFGCHPHFAKEYNSVHEQSIMRAMRHPKTVAFGEIGLDYSHKNSANPSTQKEVFERQLRLAVSLGKPVVIHCRNADDDLLDIMKKHCFTNSYSVIEPFLSEFSNLCVGFTALVTNPNAAEARDAARKIPLDRILLETDAPYFRPRQVSPSVCRFSHPGMGIHTLQEISVLKGELFSTVIQTVRQNTTHIYGL from the exons ATGACCGACGATAGGACGAAAGTGAAGTTCCGTTGGCTACACACGGCATTCGTCTCGCCTACGAAGTTCCAGAAGAATGACGTGGGTTTGGCTCAGCCCACTCGCTGGGGCGACGAGGCGTCCGATGAATCGCCCAAAGACTCCTGTCCCAGCCTGAACACTTCCTCCAGCTCTGAGGGACTGGGAGAACTGGAGAACATTCAACTCGGCACACCTCAGGGGAAACGCGTCACACCGTCACCGACACCGAGCACTCGGAAAACCCACCCTCTGTCCAGCAGGCCCTGCAGACTGTTTACGAATGCAAAG GACCCGCAGTCAGAAGGTCAATCACCTTTGCGGTCGCCGTCATCCACTGCCGGTGAGAACCGAAAAGACAGAACTCCAGAGGAGGGTTCAAAGGTCATCTACCTCCGAGCCCTGAGTGCCGCTCTCGGAAACAGACCGAGGAAGTCGTCGCACTCCGAGGACGGTACCAAGAAGCCGTGCCCCTGGAAGGCTCATACAGAAACCCTCGCTGTTAAACCCTCGCCGGAGAGAAAGCGCAGCAGCTGCTCGTTCAGCGAGGACCCGGCGCCTGCGTGTGTCCGGTCGGAGGAGCGCACACGCACACCACACGTCTTTCTAGACACCGAGGAAGAGGAGAGTGCACCCCATCAGCCCACCGCCTCCTACTGGAGCACGTGGATGGAGGCCGACTCCACCGTCGGCGGAAGTGCGCATCCACCCGGTAAACCAGTCGTGGCGCTGGGGCGGGACCTCAGTCCTAAGCAGCCGATCGGACAAAGTCCTTCATCTTCAGCCTCTTGTTCCCCGTCTCCGAGCGAGCTGTGTGTGTCCTCGCCACTGTTTAGACACCGGTCCTCTTGTGCGCACTTGCGCTACGGATTAACGACGCCCCTTCCCGACGACCCCATCATCCGCGGGAGGTCAGCGGGCTCGGAGCCTCTCTGGCCGTCAGACTCCGACTCACTGGGCTTCATTGACACCCACTGTCACCTGGATATGCTGTACGGGAAGCTGGGCTTCTGCGGAAGCTTCTGGAGCTTCCGGGAGAGATACAGCCGCAGTTTCCCTGCGGAATTTCACGGCTGCATAACCGACTTCTGCAATCCGAGGATCACGCAGAAGGAAGCCATCTGGGAACGGCTTATCGAAGAGGAGTTTGTATGGGGTGCTTTCGGATGCCACCCTCACTTCGCCAAGGAGTACAACTCCGTTCACGAGCAAAGCATCATGAGAGCCATGCGTCACCCCAAGACCGTTGCGTTTGGAGAAATCGGTCTGGATTACTCGCATAAGAATTCAGCCAACCCCAGCACACAGAAAGAG GTGTTCGAGCGGCAGCTGCGACTGGCCGTGTCTTTGGGAAAGCCTGTGGTCATACACTGCCGGAACGCTGATGACGACTTGCTGGACATCATGAAGAA ACACTGTTTCACCAACAGTTACTCCGTAATCGAGCCGTTCCTGAGCGAATTCTCAAACCTGTGCGTGGGTTTCACAGCGTTGGTGACGAACCCTAACGCCGCGGAGGCCCGAGACGCCGCGAGGAAGATTCCACTGGACCGAATCCTGCTGGAAACCGACGCACCCTACTTCCGACCCAGACAG GTGTCTCCGTCTGTGTGTAGGTTCTCTCACCCCGGGATGGGCATACACACCTTACAGGAAATCAGCGTGCTGAAGGGAGAGCTCTTCTCCACCGTGATCCAAACGGTCCGCCAGAACACCACACACATCTACGGCCTGTAa
- the LOC108272045 gene encoding ghrelin: MISFGIYKRPEWIRLTHNAILTLPASSFTPDPEREREREREREREREMLTMLGHGRVGHMMLLLCAFSLWAETVMCGSSFLSPTQKPQNRGDRKPPRVGRRTAAELEAPLPSEEKIMVSAPFQLAVSLSDAEYEDYGPVLQRMLLDVLGDPPTLDGAN; the protein is encoded by the exons ATGATCAGCTTCGGCATATATAAGAGGCCTGAGTGGATCAGACTTACTCATAACGCCATCCTGACATTACCTGCCTCTAG TTTTACTCCagatcctgagagagagagagagagagagagagagagagagagagagagagagatgctcaCCATGCTGGGTCACGGTCGTGTCGGTCACATGATGTTGCTCCTCTGCGCTTTTTCTTTGTGGGCTGAAACTGTGATGTGTGGCTCCAGCTTCCTCAGTCCAACCCAAAAAccacag aatcgTGGAGACCGAAAGCCACCTCGGGTGGGACGGAGGACTGCAGCTGAACTCGAGGCTCCTCTTCCTTCCGAGGAGAAGATCATG GTGAGCGCACCGTTCCAGCTGGCCGTGTCTCTCAGTGACGCGGAATACGAGGATTATGGTCCTGTGCTACAGAGGATGTTACTGGATGTCCTGGGTGATCCGCCTACTTTGG ACGGCGCAAACTAA